gaatatttaaaatattatggtggcaATGAATTTAGGTGTATGCATTTTATTTCGATTCGACACATCACGGACGAACGTTCATAAGATAATAAACTAGGGATGGGTAATTCTTGAATGAATCGATTCACTGAATTGATTCAGCTAGATGAACCGATTGAATCGATTCAGTGCTGTAAAATGAATCGGTTCATCGGTAACACTGTTTGTCTGTTTCAAAACTGAATTAGGTAATATGGTTTTATATCTATGGTTAAATTTTGTTCAATGTTCATGAAAACGACATCTAGTatacaatcattattttatgcCAAAAAGCAAAAATACCTGTGcccatgttatcattattatttatgatcagTTATCATAAACAAcacatacaaatttaacaacattttgcaattcattattttatttaataaaaaataaaatatttatgacttatcgacttaaaatcaaaaacaaagttatggtaagtactaagtatgctattcttataattacataataataatcaactttttagtgtaaaataatttagtattataattgtataatttattttaaattgaaatttaaaaaaataatttactcaaCCCTTTTACTTGATAATCTGTTTCGTTTTTCAGTTACAACTTGTCCACCTTTGGAAAACACACGTTCACTCGGAACAGATGTACCTTGTATGCAAAAACGCcgtttcattatttcaaacaaagtagggtaaatatttttattttcattccacCATCTTAATGGATCGTTTGATCTTGCAATTAAAGGTTCTTGAAGATACTTATCTATTTCGATAATCATCAACGCTTTTGGATCCTGAGACTGAACTATATCAGTAACTTCCAAATCAAAGTCGTTCCAAATTGAATCTTCTTTATTACTCGCTGTCGGTGGTATCGGGTAAGTTGTCAAGTTACGTtgctgtacatttttttcacttattataatttttcctttATTGACAATAGATCTTTTGGTGTCTTGAAAAGCAAAATGATTTTTGaatccatattttttaaaccgAGGATCCAAAAATGTTGCCTCAGCTAACAGCATATCTTTTTCTAAGTGACCAAATCTCTTATTTGTTTCTTcagttaatttatgtataaagttGTCTATGCATGGAATTGACTGATGTTGGGTCATTAGTTTGTTACAAAAGTTAATTAAAGCCTgggtaaataaaatagttttagatATTGTTACTCCTTTTTCACATCTCATTTCAAGAGTTATTTCTTCAAATCGTTTCAGAATATCGCAAGATTTACTTATTATCTGCCAATCATCTGAAGTTAAACTGACATCATAATTAAGATCTGCTAAGGAAGACAGTATTggagttttaaattcaaaaaaccgTTGAAACATATGAAACGTAGAATTCCAACGGGTGACTACGTCTTGTATAAGTGTATGGACTGGAGAGTAACCTAATTGCTCCTGCatttgtttcaatttttcagtGGCGAGTgtactttttttaaagtacTCGACAATGCTTTTAACTTTAACTCTAGTTTCTTTGATTTGTTCCAGAGAAGATTGAACAATAAGATTAAGGCTATGGGCAAAACATGAAACATGTCTCCACTGACATTGCTGAATCGCTGAAATTATGTTTGAAGCATTGTCAGTAGTACAAGctgctattttatattttaaaccccATTgacttacaatattttgaagacagtttttaatattttcacttgTGTGTCTCATTGGAAATTTTGCACATGAaagtaaatatgattttaattcacAGTTCTGATCTATGAAGTGTACAGTAATTGCCGTATAACTCTCATTTTTAAGTGATGTCCACGCATCTGTAGTTAAGGCAACATACTGTGCATTAACTTCAATATCTGCTTGgacttttttgtatatttgattataaagaaCAGACAATAATGATGTTGAAAGGGTTTTCCTAGAGGGAAGGGAATAACCAGGGTTCAACATATTTACCAGCTTTATAAATTCAACATCTTCAACGATACTAAAGGGGTAATATTCTTTAACTATCATTTTAATTACCTGTTGGTCAATTAATTGCCTTTTTGATGCAGTTACTGGTTTGCTGAAATAATTAGAAATTTGACATTGCTGTGGACGAATTGATGATGACGGCTGGCGATTAAGAAGAGGATATCTATCTTTATTATATGTTGCAGTCGATACGACTCCAAAATTAGAAGATGTTGATGCTGATGGATTGCCATTATTACTAGAAGGATCATCTGGGTTATTTTCTTCTACATCAAAATTAGGTCTTGAACGTTTGGACAAATCAGTTGTTGGATGTTTAGATTTTATATGTCTTAATAAATTAGTTGTCGAAGATTGATTAAATTTAAGCACTGTTTTACAAAATCCACACTTAGCTTTATCACTTTCAATTACTGTGAAATAATCCCAAATCACACTGGTCTtgcgattcatttttataaaaaaaaaaagaatttaattaaaacacctgtaattttaatttaatacacaaacgtattcaaaaaatatgaattgaCATTTGACAAGACACAGTACAAACTTCAGTGGTCACTGGTGTGTTGTGAAtgatgattatttatacaaaatataaacaaaattaaaagtatcTATCAAACAAATCTAGCCTGCAGGAACATGATTAATCATGTTGCTTATTGTATGTAAACAAagacataattatatatgtatgttctgtaatattattttgtgagtatgaaataaatgattttgatgtaaaaatatatattatagactatattattttatttataaataatatacaccatATCTCAAGATGTTCTGACGTATTCAATAATTTgtctacattaaatattatagttatttgtcGTCGTCATGCAAAAAGCGATCAAGTGAacaatttcataattaataactgcacaatttgtatttttttctcttgGTCGATTTTTTATGACTGCAACTGAGTTGCGATATAGTATAGCAATTATTGTGCAACGAGTaagcaattaaaaaaactaaaattgttttaaaattaaaagtaaagtaTTGTCAATCAAACAACTCGATTTATttccaatataaaaatatatataaattataaatattttcacaagTGATGATTCATAAccaattaacttttatttatttaaaaatattttagttagtaGCTAAttctattgaaaaatgtattccataaatgtatttaaattagtcGTTTCGTTGTACCCAATCAGTATATATCATGCATTTTTCatgaattgtaataataatattttctttttggaaaaacaatttaagtCTTTATTCTTTAGTTATGTGTAGAAGTTGCAATGTCATGTTGGCTTCAATAGCTATATACATTACACAGTATAGATAAACAtccatatatttaatatctataactttttcaattatttttacttatattttggtAATACGTATAAAATGAGTaagagtaatatttttgagggaatgatatatagatttttttaaatcataaaaaaatttaaaaatgtctaaagaattaaaaaatttaaatttacaacatttttttgtttattattaaagtcaaccacatattcaaaaataacaataaattatattatcgatatgtcattccttaaaaaaatattctcctttatcttttttgtaatgggtgttTTTACTATATGATtactttaaaacttataaaaaatgattctgtgTAAATGCGTTTTGTATGTTGATCGTGGGccggagagagaaaacaaatagtgcgctgacatcaaCTTAATGCGAAAAGCCCTACATTGCAGTGGGAAGATGAATTTGTTACTAGCGTAATTAACCAGGATTCGAGacgctttttttaaatatctttattcatttttattgatttttatccaaTAATGTTTTGTAGCGTCATGATGCtttcttatattttgattaaacgTTTAGGTACGTAATTACGTTATAATCAAAAGATTCAGTTAAGTAAATCATTAATGTTTTGATTCATATTTTATCTGAATACTTTTAGGTGAGTAGTTGATTGAATCGAGATGAATCACTGAATCGATACATTGAATCGATTCATTTAATTGAATTGAATCAAGAGAATCAATTCACTCAAATGATTCATATTTCCCATCCCTATAATAAACAACGCTCCCGAACGAGCAATTCGTCGGTCGTTACACGGCTGTGTGTAGTGGGCGCGGCTTGAACGTCGCGTGCTTGCGGATCACGAAAACACCTAACAGCGCATTCTCTTGGTCATTGCATGGTTTCGTTTgcccgtgtggcgtcctcttaatatactctgtttatacaaaatattaatagttacctgTCTTTTGACTCTACTTTTTCCATGTCcgatgttttgtatttttgaataaccAAATAATCACTTGCTGTTTTGATTTCGGgtattttgatacaaaaatttCCACCATCTGATTTTTTTACGCGTATGCAGTTTTCATTAACCATAGTTGTTAAACCATTATATTCTTGTTCCAGTTTTAATAAATGCGACTGaaactaaaatcaatattaaattgataaatatattattattaaaatatggaatattttactttctgtttttttggtttaggttttaTAACGGTTTCAGGTTTTTTAGAATTCTGCATTTGCTCATTTTTCCGATGATTATAAAGTTCCTAAATTTATATACCCATGTTTTTAACATATTGATGTGTAATGTAAGGAAATTAAGAAAAaagtttatgatataataataataataataataccggtgCACATACATCAATTTCTTCATCATCTGAATTTTGATCGCTTGTGTTGACcattattaatttctgtttttttggtttagctTTCATAGTGATTTTGGGTTTTTTAGAATTCTGCATTTGCACATTTTTTCGATATGAATAATGAtcctaaatttaaatgattatgttttaaacttattgttaataaatggtgttaaattaaagtatattaataatatattataattattataataatgtacttacatTGATTTCTTCATCGGCCGAATTTTGTACACTCATGTCGGACATTATTACTATGCACTCGTAttgcttaaaattaattgatgaaATTCACATTAGGtctctttattttatataaattaatatctatgatatatagtaatagtcATGTCAATGCCTGTTACACATGgtgttggtaataaataaaaactgatatacACATTGTTTTTAACGATAAACAGAgaaattaaaagatatttggCATTGACTAATGTGTGGAAAAGCAGATTATAAACTGTATGCCCAAAATCGTTTGATATATCCATCACTTATTCGCACtgcactatttttatttttagtattttgtacatcaatgattataattaaaatttgatcgcattttatgtttacattaaGATATAAGGTGCCgtgttggtaataaataaaaactgatatacACATTGTTTTTAACGATTAACAGAGGAATTAAAAGATATTTGACATTGGCTAATGTGTGGAAAAGCAGATTATAAACTGTATGCCAAAAATCGTTTGATATATCCATCACTTATTCGCACtgcactattttttatttttagtattttgtacatcaatgattataattaaaatttgatcgcATTTCATGTTTACATTAACATATAAGgtgctaataataaaaatagtgccGTGCGAATAAGTGATGGATATATCAAACGATTTTTGGCATACAGTTTATAATCTGCTTTTCCATGTTACTTAAATAGTGGGGTTCattagatcaataataataatactcaacaAGCTGGTATGCAAGAACGCCGCATGCAGCGAGCAGAATATTTCattgtaagttaattaattataacattttaatttttaaaatataatcattttattcatttttagcaAAGATATGATACCTGACGACAACCTCgataatgtaattagtcatataCCACCGATCACAGTACAACATATTGCAAAATATCCATTTACTCACAGTGAACGTGaagtttatgaatattttcgCCAGTTGCATTCAGCTTTTGTCGTGAGGGAAGTTCGATAttcatttgatgataatattatcgatatattTTGCTCATTCGAATGTGCCAATTATATCAATCAGGCGTATTTTGTGTCGAATCttgtaaatttaagtttaaaagcgTACCATGTTATGTTTAAGGATATAAATGTGCTACAAATGTATTGTCAAAGACGAAGGTGTTTGGCATGCCAAAAATACGTCACTGTCTGTGACAATCGCAATTTATATGCTGAACCCGAAGAGGATTATGTAATACAAGTATTTCCAATAACCAATTGCACCGTCAATCTACTTCAATCAACAGTTcatacataactacataagtgatattttattttaatacgttattatatattttattttaatgcggttttgaattaattgttaaaaatgccaaaatttaaccgcattaaaaaaattaatcgattaAACATCACTGGACaaaaattagtagaaattgagaaatttaaaaataatcgctcaaaaactttttattataaaaacaacgaaaaccttattgacttattgtcatttttaaattctacttcttcttcattaaaatcaaaactaaaagAATTATGTTCTTCATccacatataaatttaatttatttgtagacttagtatatgaaaatttaattacggGAGAAGTTCGGGATGTtgcatttaaaacaacaaatgttttatgttattttacttcaaatttttctaccctttttaaaaacatgttcgataaattattaaatgaacaaGAGTCATTTCTGTTGAAGGGTTCTTCTTGGAGACAAATTAGTTTAGATGGTCTCCAATTAAGaacaaataaagtaaatttactAGGGGGTTcctcatttataaaattaccccaatcaatttataataaaaaagcaataataaacgTAATGAATTATGACAATagatgttttaaatatgcaattttatcaaaatttaatgaaaaaaaaaataaaaataattttagtattaaatattttaattttttggaaaaaaaaagtggtcttaattttaattgtattgattacCCTACACCaatcaatcaaataaaaaaatttgaaaaaattaataacatatccgttaatgtttatagttgtgatgataaaaatcaaatttacccacttcatataaataataacgaaaaatccgatcattatgatttgttttttttctcaaatgaaCCAACAACACATTATTGTTACATAGCTAATTTCTCACGACTGATTAGATCACAAAGAACAAAAcatgaaagtaaaataattatttgcaagCGATGTTTTACGACTTTTAAtgttaaaccaaataaaaacaaGGCATGGGGGCAGCATGGTCTCGATAGGCATAAAGTAATCTGCCAAAAACATAAACTTTGTAAGCCTGTAATGATTGATCCACATGAtgacaaatttatatattttaataaatataatcgggCTGACCGAATTCCTATTGTAATTTATGCCGATTTTGAATGCTTTTTAAAACCcactaataatatcataacggtCAATACTAAAAACACGCATTATCATAAGCCCATGAGTTATGGGCTATATGTTAAAATTGATTACAACATCGTcccaaaaaaattagtaaaacaatttaaaattcctaaaaatccaataatttatagaGGCAAAAATGCATCAAAGCattttatgttaactataattgatatttctaccaaaatttattatctatataatactaataaatcaatgcataaattaacaaaaaaggaAGAAGGTCAATATATTAATTCGAAAAAATGTGAACTATGTTTGAgatcatttaataatgaaaccGTATTTAAAGTTAGAGACCACTCACATCTTACAGGGAAATATTTAAGGGCTTTAtgcttaaattgtaatttttcggcACAAAACCCATCATTTGTACCAGTATATTTCCATAATTTATCGTATGACGGTCATTTTATTGTACGCACCTTAGGCTGTAATGATAATGACATACGCATTATTCCAAACTCGGGTGAAAAATATTTGACCTTTAGTAAgcaaatttttgataaattttatgtaaaatttgtaGACACTTTTATGTTCATGTCAGAATCACTCTCTAATTTAGCTACTAATTTAGCCGAAGATAAAACAAGATTCCGTGAAATTAACCATCATTTTCCTTTAGAAAACATTGATTTAGTTATTCGGAAAGGTGTATTTCCATATGAGTATGTAGACTGCAACTCAAAACTTAAAGATACCTCATTACCAcctagaattaaattttataattcgttAACAGATgatcatatttcaaaaaaagatTACATGCATGCATGCAATGTTTGggagaaatttaatataaaaacattaggtgaatatagtgatttatatttattaacggaCATATTGATTCTGGctgatgtatttgaaaattttagagatatttgtttgaaaacttttaatttagacGCCTCTTATTATTTGACAGCACCTGGTTTTGCGTTTGACGCAATGTTAAGTTTTACTGGAGTTAAACTTGAGAGATTAACAGATTATTTGATGTTACTCATGATGGAGAATGGAATAAGAGGGGGGGTATGCCAATCTGTAAGACGCTATGCCAGAGCTAATCTACCAGATGTTGATGggattaattataacaaaaaaaaaccacacatttaTTTGGCATATTTTGATTGTGTAAATTTATACGGCAAATCAATGCTTGCAAGTTTACCatacaaaaattttgaatggTATAATGATTTGACATTAGACGTTACTACTATAGATGACGATGCACCTATTGGTTATATACTGGAAGTGGATGTGGATTACCCcgaaaaattacatgatattCATAGCGATTTACCTTTTTTGCCACACAATAGTTGTCCACCTAATTCTAAGATTATTAAACTGCTgacaactttaaataataaatcaaattatgtcGTTCATTATAGATTGTTAAAGCAGGCAATTCACAACGGATTAAAAGTTgtaaaagttcataaaataattaagtttgatCAATCAAAATGGTTAGCCCCTTATGTTGATAAATGCACTAGTATGAGGGTCTTGGCAAAAAACAAGTTTGAATATGAATTTTGGAAATTACTCGTGAATAGTGTCTATGGGAAATGTATGGAGAATCCGCGTAAAAGATTGGATATAAAGTTGGTATCAGATGATCGAAAAGCTCATAGGCTAATGAGAAAACCTAATTTCATAGATAGAACTATATATAGCAATGAGTTAATgtctttacattttcaaaaagaaaagattaaatttgataaaccaATCTACGTGGGATTTTCTATTTTAGATATATCgaaaacctatatttataatttccattatgacgtaatgaaaaataaatacggaaaaaaaatatcactattATACACTGATACCGATTcattaatatatcgtattaaaacaaataattattttaatgatttaaaatttgatttattgagTCATTTTGATACTTCTAATTTTCCAATTAGTCACTTTTGTTACAGTGATAAACATAAGAACACCCCAGGATATTTTAAAGACGAATTGAAGAGTGAAATTATGACGCAATTTGTAACGCTAAGACCCaaattatatgcttatacaGTAAGTGGTATTGAATACAAAAAGGCAAAAGGTGTAAAAAAGTATGTTAGAGACAAGTATATGACGGTCAatcattatttagatattttatcaaaGTTCAGTATACAAAATTCCTCACATTTGGATGCACAAAATGGTGAATCTAGTCAAATTAATGCATACTGTGATATTAACTCAATACAGGCAACAAAACATAATGTTTATTCCAAAACAACCAGAAAAATAGTATTGAGTGCAAATGACGATAAACGTGTCATATTAAAAGGTGGTATTTGCACTTTACCATAcggacattataaattaaactaatcaaaaataattatgaatatgttttattacaaacgtattttataaatagtaaatcatTTAACTAATTAGCTATTCGACAAATCGTTAtcgatgataaaattaattaagggAGCTATAGTAACCTAATCATGAagcaaattgtttaatttttatattataatatattaatgtacaaaatataacaataatcattgtttttcaaatttaatatttctaaaagtgttataatatttaattcattgaacattttataaattgtaaaaatggaaaatgtatgttatttaatttggttacaaactttttgttaaaactatgtatatattttaatattctaacatTGATCATTAACTTTTATGTATGAttcatttctatttattttttattattaaataataatatacataattgtattgtgATTGACTTTGGTCGAGATTcattatgttaaattgtaagtaatatgatttatgatactgtaattatttaataataaattaaaaaattgtaatatgccGGTTCTATGAAGATGATGaagcaaaatgtatataattttactttttattgatcctattatattaaatatagaagtctatttatgtttatatactttagttatattgatttatttaaaatatgttataattggtaaatattattatactttgttaATATCGTTATTCTATATTGTAATTGAACATTGgccttgtaaatattaaataaaattaaataaataatatatagaataatgatGCATTTTATACTTGatcattcaattttgaaatttagtgttataacttataaaattatgtttttaatttttttgaatcttGTATAACTAAatcatttgaaacaatattgtacttaaccaattgtgtaatttttatataaacctgATCGCTTATTATCCCGTGCTAGTAGTATACATCTGTATGTTTACAGTTCATTGACGTGTTGTAACGTAATGATTAAGACTTAATCTGGATATCCCTCCGGGGGGTCACCGATTTACTGAGACACACATTACTGAGATTACACACATGTTGTAAACCTATTTATTCattacacaaaattatttagtgtatatACATCAAATGTTTACACTatagtcaaaattattttttatcaaaccttactataaaactgaaataatatttaatgaaaatattacaaattaataaataatagtttttttattgttataaattaattcttaattatatttacacaagttttcttacttctctagtaaaaggtacatattctacaattctatcatgaattaataaacagtaagcAGTCACACCTGCTAGTGATTCTGaagcttcaatttccaattgaacATCTACTGCTGAAGCAGTGGCTGAATCGTTCTGTTTCGAAGTATCGATGACTATAATTGGTGCGTTTGTCAGaaaagtagaaggactcaatatggggttacgaatacttttttcatagtacgattcttga
This genomic window from Metopolophium dirhodum isolate CAU chromosome 1, ASM1992520v1, whole genome shotgun sequence contains:
- the LOC132935992 gene encoding uncharacterized protein LOC132935992 isoform X2, whose product is MSDMSVQNSADEEINDHYSYRKNVQMQNSKKPKITMKAKPKKQKLIMVNTSDQNSDDEEIDELYNHRKNEQMQNSKKPETVIKPKPKKQKFQSHLLKLEQEYNGLTTMVNENCIRVKKSDGGNFCIKIPEIKTASDYLVIQKYKTSDMEKVESKDR
- the LOC132935992 gene encoding uncharacterized protein LOC132935992 isoform X3 codes for the protein MSDMSVQNSADEEINDHYSYRKNVQMQNSKKPKITMKAKPKKQKLIMVNTSDQNSDDEEIDVCAPFQSHLLKLEQEYNGLTTMVNENCIRVKKSDGGNFCIKIPEIKTASDYLVIQKYKTSDMEKVESKDR
- the LOC132935992 gene encoding uncharacterized protein LOC132935992 isoform X1 → MSDMSVQNSADEEINDHYSYRKNVQMQNSKKPKITMKAKPKKQKLIMVNTSDQNSDDEEIDVCAPELYNHRKNEQMQNSKKPETVIKPKPKKQKFQSHLLKLEQEYNGLTTMVNENCIRVKKSDGGNFCIKIPEIKTASDYLVIQKYKTSDMEKVESKDR
- the LOC132935992 gene encoding uncharacterized protein LOC132935992 isoform X4, with product MSDMSVQNSADEEINDHYSYRKNVQMQNSKKPKITMKAKPKKQKLIMVNTSDQNSDDEEIDFQSHLLKLEQEYNGLTTMVNENCIRVKKSDGGNFCIKIPEIKTASDYLVIQKYKTSDMEKVESKDR